A genomic stretch from Cyprinus carpio isolate SPL01 chromosome A12, ASM1834038v1, whole genome shotgun sequence includes:
- the LOC109080305 gene encoding cytochrome P450 1B1-like, producing the protein MALTEAEFESGSIMKEWSGQVQPALIASFIILFFLEACLWVRNLTIKKRLPGPFAWPLVGNAMQLGQMPHITFSKLAKKYGNVYQIRLGRSDIVVLNGDAAIRKALIEHSTEFAGRPNFLSFQMISGGRSMVFSSYSKQWKVHRKVAQTTLRAFSMANTQTKKTFEQHVVGEAMDLVQKFLRLSADRRDFNPSHEFTIAAANVICALCFGKRYGHDDPEFRTLLKRVEKFGETVGAGSLVDVMPWLQSFPNPVRSVYQNFKLINEEFFAYVKDKVVQHRDTYNPEVTRDMSDAIIGVIEHGKESMLTKDFVESTVTDLIGAGQDTVSTVMQWILLLLVKYPSIQTKLQEQIDKVVGRDRLPSIEDKSNLAYLDAFIYETMRYTSFVPVTIPHSTTSDVTIEGLHIPKDTVVFINQWSVNHDPQKWQDPHIFNPSRFLDETGALDKDLTNSVMIFSTGKRRCIGDQIAKVEVFLFSAILLHQCSFESNPSQDLSMDCSYGLTLKPLHYTISAKLRGKLFGLVSPA; encoded by the coding sequence ATGGCTCTGACTGAAGCTGAGTTTGAGAGCGGCAGCATCATGAAGGAATGGAGCGGACAGGTTCAGCCGGCTTTGATAGCATccttcatcatcctcttcttccTGGAGGCCTGTCTTTGGGTTAGAAATCTCACGATCAAGAAAAGGCTTCCAGGCCCGTTCGCCTGGCCCTTGGTGGGCAACGCCATGCAGCTGGGACAAATGCCACACATCACCTTCTCCAAGCTGGCAAAGAAGTACGGAAACGTCTACCAGATCAGACTCGGGCGAAGCGACATTGTGGTTCTGAATGGAGATGCAGCTATACGCAAGGCGCTCATTGAACACAGCACTGAATTTGCCGGAAGGCCAAACTTTCTGTCTTTTCAGATGATCTCCGGCGGTCGGAGCATGGTGTTCAGCAGTTACAGCAAACAGTGGAAGGTGCACCGAAAAGTAGCTCAAACGACTTTGAGAGCGTTCTCGATGGCAAACACTCAAACCAAAAAGACATTCGAACAACACGTTGTAGGCGAAGCCATGGATCTGGTCCAGAAGTTTCTAAGGCTCAGCGCCGACAGACGAGACTTCAATCCTTCACACGAATTCACCATCGCAGCCGCAAACGTCATCTGCGCACTTTGCTTTGGTAAGCGCTACGGCCACGACGACCCCGAGTTCAGGACTCTCCTGAAAAGAGTGGAAAAGTTTGGCGAAACTGTTGGTGCTGGAAGCCTGGTGGATGTTATGCCTTGGTTGCAGTCGTTTCCGAATCCGGTCCGAAGCGTTTATCAAAACTTCAAGCTCATTAATGAAGAGTTCTTCGCTTATGTGAAGGACAAAGTGGTGCAGCATAGAGACACGTACAACCCTGAGGTCACCCGTGACATGAGCGATGCAATCATTGGCGTAATTGAGCACGGGAAAGAGAGCATGCTGACTAAAGACTTTGTTGAGTCTACGGTCACTGATTTAATCGGTGCAGGACAAGACACAGTGTCCACAGTCATGCAATGGATACTTCTGCTTTTAGTCAAATACCCATCAATCCAAACCAAACTCCAAGAGCAGATTGATAAAGTAGTAGGTCGTGACAGACTCCCATCAATAGAAGACAAGAGCAACCTGGCCTACCTGGACGCCTTTATCTACGAAACCATGCGCTACACCAGCTTCGTCCCCGTCACCATACCGCACTCCACCACCTCAGACGTCACCATCGAAGGTCTCCACATCCCCAAAGACACCGTGGTGTTCATCAACCAATGGTCCGTCAACCACGACCCTCAAAAGTGGCAGGATCCTCACATCTTTAACCCGTCGAGATTCCTGGACGAGACCGGAGCTCTGGATAAAGACCTGACCAACAGCGTGATGATCTTCTCCACAGGTAAGAGAAGATGCATCGGCGATCAGATCGCCAAAGTGGAGGTTTTTCTGTTCTCTGCCATCCTTTTGCACCAGTGCTCGTTTGAGAGCAACCCCTCTCAGGATCTCTCCATGGACTGCTCGTATGGTTTAACACTGAAGCCGCTCCATTACACAATCTCAGCGAAGCTCAGAGGAAAACTGTTTGGCTTGGTGTCGCCGGCAtga